One Luteolibacter rhizosphaerae DNA segment encodes these proteins:
- a CDS encoding beta strand repeat-containing protein — protein sequence MNIRTEDPTTRTSLISTAVRNSCYFAGILAGSSLLPAALGADIQWTGTTGTWTNTANWSTGTIPGPDDFAWVGNGGTVQIAPGDPIWTTQDFRTGAGGAAGTMDQTGGLVNITSWFRMGVDPGSTGTYNMSGGVLNIRNARLNLGEKGAGVLNMTGGLIVHGNGQLIAGNRDNGAESGPTATGVINQSGGTFTNESEVWIGFGVNGDNTDFGTFNLTGGTFNVRRWFVMGRTGGEGVLNVSGANTLVAKSGEDGHMILGDVAGGNNPKGTVNQNGGTVQLGSECWIGQTATATGIYNLNSGTILANNWFSSGRAGGTGTFNMSGGNLVKTGGGSISIGGGGGASDGTWNHSGGLIEVREGSVFVGENGSGIGRYTLSDTAELRATNLVVSQSETVDGVLTLNGGTARVARIFRAATDPLALGTANFNGSQIIATSDQANFISGLTTADVQAGGLLVNSDTYTLGTPQLFTGSGGITKSGLGVLTINAPWDPTGASAVTGGVLGINSGTFSGASLTLSNSAAITGDNSVIAAPLTVAASGGTILHSTAYFNPIEFGNLTLNGPTNLDFSDAALAPGTYTVATYTGTLTGGGNLKQTRPGSISLATAGEINVTVGAVRNLTWTGATNSNWDIFSTANFNDGVGAVAFGQGDSLSLGDSVGATPITVSGAVRPAALTVNNSAGNTVTINTAHVNSTITGTVALAKQGDGKALLDIDATLSSTSSVAITGGELQVGNGGTTGSLGLAPISNSGVLHINLNRDRIFTNAITGSGTGSFVKSGTGNVTLTGAFSNPGTTTVNGGRLTLISPAVPAGAGAAGTGTTIGAGAEMDIRVTANTEYFSVLNGSGKLIKTGGSELFLNGDNTNFTGDIEVSRGGGNSLNIRHVNALGSTSGKTVVRGLNGTGGQHLNIRNLGGVGPYTVAEPLELRASAFGRAGFTHEGGSQTLNYTGPIGVYSTGRSAVNIRNFNATSTLNLQGDITGTMGGATLFVRGSSGPINITGGIDISDDAELLFTEGVRVRIGAAGKNYKNFRTSVVNNSQVRLLRDDTLPIEQPVNIGEGASNNVSKLILGENAAPIVQTVSGLTVGNTFAGSAIVGGATTNSTLTVNTPGNFNYTLPFGGAAANENNLNIVKSGRGTLTLSGAVASTHTGTTTVNGGTLLVNTSMTTSPLTVQAGGTVGGNGTTGVLAASGTTGNTANIAPGNNAVGTLTVNGGTTLGADSAINWQLSGWSGAAGTGYDTIGSAAGVNITATAANPVRIHVTPTALAGFVEENRSFTLISTTAGVTGFAANKFVFDAPGFTGTGSFSARVDGNNLVIDYTIAPPANNYTSWAATNGVTGGPAGDSDGDGIVNLLEYALNLNPAGYDANTGTFNAGTNTITFSKRAEAVTNGDLTYAIETSSTMLPGSWSPATPTTDTPTEISYTLPTGQGRIFARLQVTQNTP from the coding sequence ATGAATATCCGTACTGAAGACCCCACAACCCGTACCTCCCTGATTTCCACGGCGGTTCGGAATTCCTGCTACTTCGCCGGCATCCTTGCAGGCTCGTCCCTGCTGCCTGCCGCACTGGGAGCAGATATCCAGTGGACCGGGACGACCGGCACCTGGACCAACACTGCCAACTGGTCGACCGGGACGATCCCGGGACCGGACGACTTCGCGTGGGTCGGGAACGGTGGCACGGTGCAGATCGCGCCCGGCGATCCGATCTGGACCACGCAAGACTTCCGCACGGGTGCGGGCGGTGCGGCAGGCACGATGGACCAGACCGGCGGTCTGGTGAATATCACGAGCTGGTTCCGCATGGGTGTGGATCCCGGCTCGACGGGCACGTACAACATGAGCGGTGGCGTGCTGAACATCCGCAACGCGCGCTTGAACCTGGGTGAGAAGGGCGCGGGCGTGCTAAACATGACGGGCGGCTTGATCGTGCATGGCAACGGCCAGTTGATCGCGGGTAACCGTGACAACGGAGCGGAGTCCGGGCCGACGGCCACGGGGGTGATCAATCAGTCCGGCGGAACCTTCACCAACGAGAGCGAAGTGTGGATCGGCTTCGGGGTGAACGGTGACAATACCGACTTCGGCACCTTCAACCTCACGGGTGGAACTTTTAACGTGCGGCGCTGGTTCGTGATGGGCCGCACCGGTGGCGAAGGCGTGCTGAATGTCTCCGGGGCGAACACCTTGGTGGCGAAGTCGGGCGAGGATGGCCACATGATCCTGGGTGACGTGGCGGGTGGTAACAACCCGAAGGGCACGGTGAACCAGAACGGCGGCACGGTACAGCTTGGCTCCGAGTGCTGGATCGGCCAGACGGCCACTGCCACGGGTATCTATAACCTGAACAGCGGGACGATCCTGGCGAACAACTGGTTCTCCTCCGGCCGCGCTGGCGGCACCGGAACCTTCAACATGAGCGGCGGCAACCTGGTGAAGACTGGCGGCGGCAGCATCTCCATCGGCGGCGGTGGTGGCGCGTCCGACGGTACTTGGAACCACAGCGGTGGCCTGATCGAAGTCCGCGAAGGTTCGGTGTTCGTGGGTGAAAACGGCAGCGGGATCGGGCGCTACACGCTCTCCGACACGGCCGAGCTGCGCGCGACGAATCTTGTGGTTTCACAGAGCGAGACGGTGGATGGAGTGCTGACCCTGAACGGTGGCACAGCACGGGTGGCGCGGATCTTCCGCGCTGCCACCGATCCGCTGGCCTTGGGTACGGCGAACTTCAACGGCTCGCAGATCATCGCCACGAGCGACCAAGCGAACTTCATCTCCGGACTGACGACGGCGGATGTGCAGGCGGGCGGACTGTTGGTGAACAGCGACACCTACACGCTGGGGACGCCGCAGCTCTTCACCGGTAGCGGCGGTATCACCAAGAGCGGCCTGGGAGTTCTAACGATCAATGCGCCTTGGGATCCGACCGGCGCGAGCGCGGTGACGGGCGGGGTGCTCGGGATCAACAGCGGCACCTTCAGCGGCGCCTCCCTGACCCTGTCGAACAGTGCGGCGATCACCGGGGATAACTCCGTGATCGCGGCCCCGCTGACGGTGGCCGCGAGCGGCGGCACGATCCTGCATAGCACGGCTTACTTCAATCCGATCGAGTTCGGGAACCTGACGCTGAACGGACCGACGAACCTGGACTTCTCCGATGCGGCGCTGGCCCCGGGTACTTATACGGTGGCGACCTACACCGGGACGCTGACCGGCGGTGGCAACCTGAAGCAAACCCGTCCTGGCTCGATCAGCCTAGCGACGGCGGGCGAGATCAACGTGACGGTAGGTGCGGTGCGCAACCTGACTTGGACCGGCGCGACGAACAGCAACTGGGACATCTTCAGCACGGCGAACTTCAATGACGGAGTGGGTGCCGTGGCCTTCGGCCAAGGCGACAGCCTGAGCTTGGGCGACTCCGTGGGTGCCACGCCGATCACGGTGAGCGGCGCGGTGCGCCCGGCAGCCCTGACGGTGAACAACAGCGCGGGCAATACCGTGACGATCAACACCGCCCACGTGAACTCCACGATCACCGGCACGGTGGCGCTGGCGAAACAGGGCGACGGCAAGGCGCTACTCGACATCGATGCGACCCTGAGCTCCACCTCGAGCGTGGCGATCACCGGTGGGGAACTGCAGGTGGGCAACGGCGGGACGACCGGATCGCTGGGTCTGGCACCGATCAGCAACAGCGGCGTGCTGCACATCAACTTGAACCGAGACCGGATCTTCACCAATGCGATCACGGGAAGCGGCACGGGTAGCTTCGTGAAGAGCGGCACGGGCAATGTGACGCTCACGGGCGCCTTCAGCAACCCGGGCACGACGACCGTGAATGGTGGTCGCCTGACGCTGATCTCTCCGGCCGTGCCGGCAGGCGCGGGTGCAGCGGGCACGGGAACGACAATCGGCGCGGGTGCGGAAATGGATATCCGGGTGACGGCAAACACCGAGTATTTCAGTGTGCTGAATGGCAGCGGCAAGCTGATCAAGACCGGCGGTTCGGAGCTCTTCCTGAATGGCGATAACACCAACTTCACCGGAGATATCGAAGTAAGCCGCGGCGGTGGCAATTCGCTGAACATCCGCCACGTCAACGCTCTGGGATCGACCAGCGGCAAGACGGTGGTGCGCGGCCTGAACGGCACCGGCGGCCAGCACCTGAACATCCGCAACCTGGGTGGAGTGGGTCCCTACACGGTGGCCGAGCCACTGGAGCTGCGGGCGAGTGCCTTCGGCCGTGCGGGCTTCACGCACGAGGGTGGCAGCCAGACGCTGAACTACACGGGCCCGATCGGGGTTTACTCGACCGGACGCTCCGCAGTGAACATCCGCAACTTCAACGCCACCTCAACGCTGAACCTGCAGGGTGACATCACGGGAACGATGGGTGGAGCCACCCTGTTCGTCCGCGGTTCTTCCGGTCCGATCAACATCACCGGCGGTATCGATATCTCGGATGACGCGGAGCTTCTCTTCACTGAAGGGGTGCGTGTCCGCATCGGGGCGGCAGGGAAGAACTACAAGAACTTCCGGACCTCGGTGGTGAACAACAGCCAAGTGCGGCTGCTGCGCGACGACACCCTGCCAATCGAACAACCGGTTAACATCGGTGAGGGGGCGAGCAACAACGTCTCGAAGCTGATTCTGGGTGAGAACGCCGCGCCAATCGTCCAGACCGTGAGCGGTCTGACGGTGGGCAACACCTTCGCGGGCAGCGCGATCGTGGGCGGTGCCACGACCAACTCAACGCTGACGGTCAACACCCCAGGCAACTTCAACTACACCCTGCCCTTCGGCGGTGCGGCGGCGAACGAGAACAACCTGAACATCGTGAAGTCCGGGCGCGGCACGCTGACGCTCTCCGGCGCGGTGGCCAGCACGCACACGGGCACGACGACAGTGAACGGCGGCACGCTGCTGGTGAACACCAGCATGACGACCAGCCCGCTGACGGTGCAGGCCGGCGGCACGGTGGGTGGCAACGGCACGACGGGTGTGCTCGCGGCAAGCGGCACGACGGGTAACACGGCGAACATCGCTCCGGGCAACAATGCGGTCGGCACCCTGACGGTGAACGGCGGCACAACCCTGGGTGCGGACTCCGCGATCAACTGGCAGCTCAGCGGCTGGTCCGGTGCGGCAGGCACGGGCTACGACACCATCGGCTCGGCGGCTGGCGTGAACATCACGGCGACTGCAGCGAACCCGGTGCGTATCCATGTCACGCCGACGGCGCTGGCTGGCTTCGTGGAAGAGAATCGCAGCTTCACGCTGATCTCGACGACGGCGGGCGTGACGGGCTTCGCGGCCAACAAGTTCGTCTTCGATGCCCCGGGCTTCACGGGCACGGGTAGCTTCTCGGCACGCGTCGACGGCAACAACCTGGTGATCGACTACACGATCGCACCGCCTGCGAACAACTACACGAGCTGGGCGGCGACGAACGGCGTGACGGGTGGCCCGGCGGGCGATTCGGACGGCGATGGCATCGTGAACCTGCTGGAGTATGCGCTGAATCTGAACCCGGCCGGCTATGATGCCAACACGGGGACCTTCAACGCCGGCACGAACACGATCACCTTCTCCAAGCGTGCGGAAGCGGTGACGAACGGTGACTTGACCTACGCGATCGAGACCTCGTCCACGATGCTGCCGGGTTCCTGGAGCCCGGCGACGCCGACGACGGATACCCCGACGGAAATCAGCTACACGCTGCCGACCGGTCAGGGCCGCATCTTCGCCCGCCTGCAGGTGACGCAGAACACTCCCTGA
- a CDS encoding peptide chain release factor 3, whose amino-acid sequence MSHPSSIRRTLAIISHPDAGKTTLTEKFLLYGGAIDLAGSVTSRRDRRATTSDWMELEKQRGISISSTVLQFTYGGFHVNLLDTPGHEDFSEDTYRVLTAVDAVIMVVDAGKGVEARTRKLFEICRLRGIPIFTFMNKLDRPTRSPIDLVDEIENVLGIASHPMNWPLGDGPRFRGIIQRRDGQLNLFEKTKAGAYRAPVSVLGLTDPAVREHVDGDLVDKAIEEMELLDIAGAPFDQERVLKGELTPIFFGSAANNFGIQLLLDGFLSMAPEPSGRKSGDTLIEPEDKRFSGFVFKIQANMNPKHRDRMAFIRIVSGKFERDMQVWHGSAAKQIRLSNSQKLFAQEREIVDEAFAGDVVGLVGNQPFEIGDTLTTDSSIKFDEIPIFPPECFASIRGRSTATAKRFRAGMDQLVREGVTQLFESAAGTTLMLGAVGPLQFEVLKYRLETEYGAEVILEHAPWTVIRWLMLDGEPVAGQNAPTDDLPGGCMIAKDSAGHWVVLAEAEWALRSFKRYHENWDLAERLVK is encoded by the coding sequence GTGTCCCATCCTTCTTCCATCCGCCGCACCCTCGCCATCATCTCACACCCGGATGCCGGCAAAACCACGCTCACGGAAAAATTCCTCCTCTACGGCGGCGCCATCGATCTCGCCGGCAGCGTCACCTCCCGCCGCGACCGCCGCGCCACCACCTCCGACTGGATGGAGCTCGAGAAGCAGCGCGGCATCTCCATCTCCTCCACCGTCCTCCAGTTCACCTACGGCGGCTTCCACGTGAACCTGCTGGATACCCCCGGTCACGAGGACTTCTCGGAGGACACCTACCGCGTGCTCACCGCCGTCGACGCCGTGATCATGGTCGTCGATGCCGGTAAGGGCGTGGAGGCCCGCACCCGCAAGCTCTTCGAGATCTGCCGCCTCCGCGGTATCCCGATCTTCACCTTCATGAACAAGCTCGACCGGCCGACCCGCTCGCCGATCGACCTCGTGGACGAAATCGAGAACGTCCTCGGCATCGCCTCCCACCCGATGAACTGGCCCCTCGGCGATGGCCCGCGCTTCCGCGGCATCATCCAGCGCCGCGATGGCCAGCTCAACCTCTTCGAGAAGACCAAGGCCGGTGCCTACCGCGCCCCCGTCTCCGTCCTCGGCCTCACCGACCCCGCCGTGCGCGAGCACGTCGATGGCGACCTCGTCGACAAGGCGATCGAGGAGATGGAGCTGCTCGACATCGCCGGCGCCCCCTTCGATCAGGAACGAGTGCTGAAGGGTGAACTCACCCCGATCTTCTTCGGCTCCGCCGCGAACAACTTCGGCATCCAGCTCCTGCTCGATGGCTTCCTCTCCATGGCCCCCGAGCCCTCCGGCCGCAAGTCCGGCGATACCTTGATCGAGCCCGAGGACAAGCGCTTCAGCGGCTTCGTCTTCAAGATCCAGGCGAACATGAACCCGAAGCACCGCGATCGGATGGCCTTCATCCGCATCGTCTCGGGCAAGTTCGAGCGCGACATGCAGGTCTGGCACGGCTCCGCCGCCAAGCAGATCCGCCTCTCGAATTCCCAGAAGCTCTTCGCCCAGGAACGCGAGATCGTGGACGAAGCCTTCGCGGGCGACGTCGTCGGCCTCGTGGGCAACCAGCCCTTCGAGATCGGCGACACCCTCACCACGGACTCCTCGATCAAGTTCGACGAGATCCCGATCTTCCCGCCGGAGTGCTTCGCCTCCATCCGCGGCCGCAGCACCGCCACTGCCAAGCGCTTCCGTGCCGGCATGGACCAGCTCGTGCGCGAGGGCGTCACCCAGCTTTTTGAAAGCGCCGCCGGCACCACCCTCATGCTCGGCGCCGTCGGCCCGCTGCAATTCGAAGTGCTCAAATACCGCCTCGAAACCGAATACGGCGCGGAGGTCATCCTCGAGCACGCCCCATGGACCGTCATCCGCTGGCTCATGCTCGATGGCGAGCCCGTCGCCGGCCAGAACGCCCCCACCGACGACCTCCCCGGAGGCTGCATGATCGCCAAGGACTCCGCCGGCCACTGGGTCGTCCTCGCCGAAGCCGAGTGGGCCCTCCGCAGCTTCAAGCGCTACCACGAGAACTGGGACCTCGCCGAGCGCCTCGTGAAGTAA